Proteins found in one Plasmodium relictum strain SGS1 genome assembly, chromosome: 13 genomic segment:
- a CDS encoding DNA-directed RNA polymerase III subunit, putative: MKGVIKIKAKKKHPKLEDVNDKELHEFKEIEKENEKELNDFKIKENEDEKKLNTYIIKSENEKRINDFKIDEDKNEKELKHFKIKIDKNEKKIKENNIKKNENEKKLNQFKMNIKDQDNINLYDNNLNNDYNNDSKSMFYDKINNSNSKYTFLKENVNCKIEKEIINDKKYNLNNYDDEHFSGLVVKSKMHEKKIYENSKNVNNLNEKWKLLPAYLKVKGLVKQHIESYNYFIKSEIKTIMNATTNKIIKSDIDEHFYVEFLDINVGIPSIEENMIETNLTPQICRQRDLTYSAPIYVDVEYVKGNSIITKNNVEIGRLPVMLRSDICVLNNKNEEELMKLGECPYDPGGYFIVKGTERVLLMQEQLSKNRIIVEMDIKHNICATITSTTAESKSRCAIVYKNNKLYLKHNSFIDDIGVCIILRAMGYESDQEIFQMIGSQGKYLNGILLSLYELYTENIKTNLDALLYIGKKIRPRLLAKGFFSSMKEKQVKNEKDIIEEGLDFLSRVLLSHIQQKSKYDFRNKARCICLMIRRVLDSANNKNEIDDKDYYGNKRLELAGQLISLLFEDLYKRFYFTLKKQIDQTLSKYMQSNYNSKLKNNGNINDNYPDVFRNLPKDIITRGMQTAISTGNWNIKRFKMEKSGVSQVLSRLSFIACIGMMTRLNSQFEKGRKVSGPRALQPSQWGVLCPCDTPEGESCGLVKNLALMTHVTNDNENNENLIEILYTLGVEDSDSLTGEEIYKEGVFFVILNGIFLGVHKRPKKFMKRIRYLRRYGKIGQFVSIYDNFLHNAIYISTDGGRLCRPLIIVENGKSKLLPEHIKSLEDGKINFFDLLKSSVIEWIDVNEQNNLLIALNESDITSSTTHLEIDPLTILGVVAGLIPYPNHNQSPRNTYQCAMGKQAIGAIGYNQFVRCDTLLYLLVYPQKPLVKSKTIEFINFEKLPAGQNAIVAVMSFCGYDIEDAIVMNKSSIDRGFGRCMSLRKHSVELKKYFNGSNDIVLPSPLVINKLQQQKQEQQQQLEKNKDISSKTENIKGNNTKSMLNINKDDFKNNTNKEIKKYHSLDMDGVASIGYLIKEGQVYVNKFSPKNIKDHVKDIGKIDINDFKLNETKYKSVYPSYIDKIIFTENSEGLKIYKIIMRQTRLPELGDKFSSRHGQKGVVGLLVNQEDMPFTESGICPDLIMNPHGFPSRMTVGKLLELVASKSAVMDGEFKYGSIFSGTPFEQVAKILFKYGFNCSSKELLYSGLTGEPLETYIFMGPIYYQKLKHMVQDKIHARARGPRQLLTRQPTEGRSKEGGLRLGEMERDCLIAYGVSNLLLERLMLSSDVCDVYICEGCGMMGYDLYCTFCKKCDKNVVVKMPYACKLLFQELQTMNVFPKIIVKES, translated from the coding sequence atgaaaggggtaataaaaataaaagcaaaaaaaaagcatCCAAAACTTGAAGATGTGAATGACAAAGAATTACATGAATTTAAGGagattgaaaaagaaaatgaaaaagaattgaacgattttaaaataaaagaaaatgaagatgaaaaaaagttaaatacttatataataaaaagtgagaatgaaaaaagaataaatgattttaaaatagatgaggataaaaatgaaaaagaattaaaacattttaaaataaaaattgataaaaatgaaaaaaaaataaaagaaaataacattaagaaaaatgagaatgaaaaaaaattaaatcaatttaaaatgaatataaaagatCAAGATAATATAAATCTATATGATAATAACCTTAACAAtgattataataatgatagtAAAAGTATGTTTTacgataaaataaataacagTAATTCAAAGTAcacatttttaaaagaaaatgtgaattgtaaaattgaaaaagaaataataaatgataaaaaatataatttaaataattatgatgaTGAACATTTTTCAGGACTTGTTGTTAAAAGTAAAAtgcatgaaaaaaaaatatatgaaaattctaaaaatgtaaataatttaaatgagaAATGGAAATTATTACCTGCatatttaaaagtaaaagGTTTAGTCAAACAACATATTGAAtcttataattattttataaaaagtgaAATAAAAACGATAATGAATGCAActacaaataaaattataaagtcAGATATTGATGAACATTTTTATGTAGAATTTCTGGATATTAATGTTGGAATCCCATcaatagaagaaaatatgaTTGAAACTAATTTAACCCCTCAAATTTGCAGGCAGAGGGACTTAACATACTCTGCCCCTATATACGTAGATGTTGAATATGTGAAAGGAAATAGTATAATTACGAAAAATAATGTAGAAATAGGTAGGTTACCTGTGATGTTAAGAAGTGATATATgtgtattaaataataaaaatgaagaagaattGATGAAACTAGGTGAGTGCCCATATGATCCAGGTGGATATTTTATAGTTAAAGGAACAGAAAGAGTTTTATTAATGCAAGAAcaattatcaaaaaatagGATTATTGTAGAAATGGATATTAAGCACAATATATGTGCAACTATAACTTCTACTACAGCAGAATCAAAAAGTAGATGTGCTattgtttataaaaataacaaattatatttaaaacataactCATTTATTGATGATATTGGTGTTTGTATTATACTAAGGGCAATGGGATATGAAAGTGACCAAGAAATATTTCAAATGATAGGATCTCAaggaaaatatttaaatgggattttattatcattatatgaattatatactgaaaatattaaaactaATTTAGATGCTTTGCTATACATAGGAAAGAAAATTAGGCCAAGGTTGTTAGCCAAAGGATTTTTCAGTTCAATGAAAGAAAAGCAagttaaaaatgaaaaagacaTAATTGAAGAAGGTCTGGACTTCTTAAGTAGAGTTTTATTATCTCATATTCAACAAAAGAGTAAATATGATTTTCGTAATAAAGCTAGATGTATATGCTTAATGATTAGAAGAGTTTTAGATAGtgctaataataaaaatgaaatagatGACAAAGATTATTACGGGAATAAAAGATTAGAGTTAGCAGGTCAATtgatatctttattatttgaagATTTGTATAaaagattttattttactttaaaaaagCAAATTGATCAAACACTAAGTAAATATATGCAAAGCAATTATAATtccaaattaaaaaataatggaaATATTAATGACAATTATCCGGATGTTTTTAGAAACTTACCCAAAGACATAATAACAAGAGGAATGCAAACAGCTATATCTACAGGTAATTGGAATattaaaagatttaaaatggaaaaaagTGGAGTTTCTCAAGTTTTATCTCGTTTATCTTTTATTGCTTGTATTGGAATGATGACAAGATTAAATTCTCAATTTGAAAAAGGAAGAAAAGTCAGTGGGCCCAGAGCTTTGCAACCTTCTCAATGGGGAGTTTTGTGTCCATGTGATACCCCGGAAGGTGAATCTTGCGGTTTAGTTAAGAACTTAGCATTAATGACTCATGTTACaaatgataatgaaaataacgagaatttaattgaaatattatatacattAGGTGTAGAAGATAGTGATAGTCTAACAGGGGAAGAAATTTATAAAGAAGGagtattttttgttattttaaatgGTATATTTTTAGGAGTTCATAAAAGAcctaaaaaatttatgaaaagaATAAGATATTTAAGAAGATATGGAAAAATAGGGCAATTTGTTTCtatatatgataattttttacataacgctatatatatatcaacaGATGGAGGAAGACTATGTAGACCTTTAATTATTGTAGAGAACGGGAAATCAAAATTATTGCCAGAACACATTAAATCTTTAGAGGATGGaaaaatcaatttttttgatttattaaaaagttcAGTAATTGAATGGATTGATGTTAATgaacaaaataatttattaatagcTCTAAATGAATCGGATATAACATCAAGCACTACTCATTTAGAAATAGATCCATTAACTATTTTAGGAGTTGTAGCTGGTTTAATTCCTTATCCTAATCATAACCAAAGTCCTAGAAATACCTATCAATGTGCTATGGGAAAACAAGCTATTGGTGCAATTGGTTATAATCAGTTTGTTAGGTGTGACACATTACTATATTTACTAGTGTATCCTCAAAAGCCATTGGTTAAATCAAAAACAATTGAGTTtattaattttgaaaaattgcCAGCAGGACAAAATGCAATAGTCGCTGTTATGAGTTTTTGTGGTTATGATATTGAAGATGCCATTGTTATGAATAAGTCTTCTATTGATAGAGGTTTTGGTAGATGTATGTCTCTAAGAAAGCATTCtgttgaattaaaaaaatatttcaatgGATCTAATGATATTGTTTTACCTTCTCCATTAGTAATTAATAAGTTGCAGCAACAAAAACAAGAGCAGCAACAGCaattagaaaaaaacaaagaCATATCTTCGAAaacagaaaatataaaagggAACAATACGAAAAGTatgttaaatataaataaggatgattttaaaaataatacaaataaagagattaaaaaatatcattCCTTAGATATGGATGGTGTTGCTTCTATTggatatttaataaaagaaggACAAGTGTAtgttaataaattttcaccaaagaatataaaagatCATGTTAAAGATATAGGAAAGATAGACataaatgattttaaattaaatgaaactAAATATAAAAGCGTTTATCCTTCGTATatagataaaattatttttacagAAAACTCAGAGGggttaaaaatatacaaaattattatgCGCCAAACAAGATTACCTGAACTAGGTGATAAATTTAGCTCAAGACATGGGCAAAAAGGAGTAGTTGGTTTACTAGTAAATCAAGAAGATATGCCATTTACTGAATCAGGTATATGCCCAGATTTAATTATGAATCCTCACGGTTTTCCTTCTAGAATGACAGTAGGAAAACTTCTTGAACTCGTTGCCTCAAAATCAGCAGTGATGGATGGAGAATTTAAATATGGTTCTATTTTTAGTGGTACACCGTTTGAACAAGTAgctaaaattttatttaaatatggaTTTAACTGTTCAAGCAAAGAGCTGTTATATTCAGGATTAACAGGAGAACCATTAGAAACTTACATTTTTATGGGACCAATATATTATCAAAAGTTAAAACATATGGTTCAAGACAAAATTCATGCTAGAGCAAGAGGGCCTAGGCAATTGTTAACAAGACAGCCTACTGAAGGAAGATCAAAAGAAGGTGGATTAAGATTAGGAGAAATGGAAAGAGATTGTTTAATTGCTTATGGAGTTAGCAATTTATTGCTAGAAAGATTAATGTTAAGTAGTGATGTATGTGATGTTTATATTTGTGAAGGGTGTGGTATGATGGGATATGATTTATATTGCACTTTTTGCAAGAAATGTGACAAAAACGTTGTAGTTAAAATGCCTTATGCTTGCAAATTGCTTTTTCAAGAACTACAAACAATGAATGTATTTCCAAAAATAATAGTGAAAGAGTCatag
- a CDS encoding eukaryotic translation initiation factor 5, putative, which translates to MSYINIPRDRNDPNYRYKMPKLISKIEGRGNGIRTNISNMGEIARSLKRPPMYPTKFFGCELGTMVKFEENEEKAIVNGAHKEKDLVNILDKFIEMYVLCPHCLLPETDIIVKKGFLICKCNACGNIGELNNSHKIATYMIKNPPLISTVGNKKKKIKEKKMEKNGKNKNEKIEKNEENKNGINSGADIEGSEELDTDKSNQNTKKEKKNKKKDKKKKVEDNFVLEKEALNFESPEIKEVIDRLRSLFVSNPKISDNTFSEELRVLQVSQCFDSKCRIFICLCSLFEDKITKELLEKNIKYVKKINDTSVTIKDIFLALEYYVNKVAVNSISIYPYILQVLYNNDIFESKDIIKRYENDNETQEKNNGNDDGNKIYDECYNKCKNMAKHFVSWLKENDSDTESEEEDNVNNSTNKNNVVSYKVKSLRNNEGKSNEESNNCINENEKVFEDSKSEKCDDEIFLDAKDGINYTGDEEEIDIDAI; encoded by the coding sequence atgtcatatataaatattcctAGGGATCGAAATGATCCTAATTATAGATATAAAATGCCCAAATTAATTTCTAAGATTGAAGGAAGAGGGAATGGAATAAGAACTAACATTTCTAATATGGGAGAAATAGCTAGATCCTTAAAGCGACCACCTATGTATCCAACCAAATTTTTTGGTTGTGAATTAGGAACAATGGTAAAatttgaagaaaatgaagaaaaagctATAGTTAATGGGGcacataaagaaaaagatttGGTTAATATCTTAGATAAATTTATTGAAATGTATGTTCTTTGTCCTCATTGTTTATTACCTGAAACAGATATTATTGTTAAAAAAGGTTTCTTAATTTGTAAGTGTAATGCCTGTGGAAATATAGGAGAGCTAAATAATTCCCATAAAATTGCTActtatatgataaaaaatccTCCGTTAATTAGTACTgtaggaaataaaaaaaagaagattaaagaaaagaaaatggaaaaaaatggaaaaaataaaaatgagaaaatcgaaaaaaatgaagaaaataaaaatgggaTAAATTCAGGAGCAGACATTGAAGGATCTGAAGAGTTAGACACTGATAAAAGCAATCAGAATactaaaaaggaaaagaaaaataagaaaaaagataaaaaaaagaaagtagaagataattttgttttagaaaaagaagcattaaattttgaaagtcctgaaataaaagaagttATAGATAGATTAAGAAGTTTATTTGTATCTAACCCTAAAATTAGTGATAATACATTTTCGGAAGAACTAAGAGTTTTACAGGTATCACAATGTTTTGATTCCAAATgtagaatttttatttgtctATGTTCATTATTTGAAGACAAAATAACCAAAGAATtgttagaaaaaaatataaaatatgtaaaaaaaattaatgatacATCAGTAACTATTAAGGATATTTTTCTTGCCTTAGAATATTATGTGAATAAAGTAGCTGTTAACTCTATCAGCATTTATCCATATATATTACAAGTTTTATATAACAACGACATCTTTGAGAgtaaagatattattaaaagatatgaaaatgataatgaaaCCCAAGAAAAAAACAATGGAAATGATGAtggaaataaaatttatgatGAATGCTAcaataaatgtaaaaatatggCTAAACATTTTGTTAGTTGgctaaaagaaaatgattcCGATACAGAGTCAGAAGAAGAAGATAACGTAAACAATAgtactaataaaaataatgttgTCAGTTATAAAGTGAAATCTTTACGTAATAATGAAGGAAAAAGTAATGAGGAAAGTAATAATTgcataaatgaaaatgaaaaggtTTTTGAAGATTCTAAAAGTGAAAAATGTGATGAcgaaatatttttagatgCAAAAGATGGTATAAATTATACAGGCgatgaagaagaaattgATATTGATGCCATATAA